The following coding sequences lie in one Mus musculus strain C57BL/6J chromosome 11, GRCm38.p6 C57BL/6J genomic window:
- the Prpsap2 gene encoding phosphoribosyl pyrophosphate synthase-associated protein 2 isoform X2, with translation MDVNTTIMELLIMVYACKTSCAKSIIGVIPYFPYSKQCKMRKRGSIVSKLLASMMCKAGLTHLITMDLHQKEIQGFFNIPVDNLRASPFLLQYIQEEIPDYRNAVIVAKSPASAKRAQSFAERLRLGIAVIHGEAQDAESDLVDGRHSPPMVRSVAAIHPSLEIPMLIPKEKPPITVVGDVGGRIAIIVDDIIDDVDSFLAAAETLKERGAYKIFVMATHGLLSSDAPRLIEESAIDEVVVTNTIPHEIQKLQCPKIKTVDISMILSEAIRRIHNGESMSYLFRNIGLDD, from the exons AT GGACGTGAACACCACCATCATGGAGCTGCTGATCATGGTATATGCATGTAAGACCTCATGTGCCAAGAGCATCATCGGAGTGATCCCCTACTTTCCTTATAGCAAGCAATGCAAAATGAGAAAAAGGGGCTCCATTGTCTCAAAATTGCTGGCTTCTATGATGTGCAAAGCTG GTCTGACTCATCTCATCACTATGGATTTACACCAGAAGGAAATCCAGGGCTTCTTCAATATTCCAGTGGATAATTTAAGAGCCTCCCCATTCCTGTTACAATATATTCAAGAAGAG ATCCCAGATTATAGGAATGCAGTCATCGTGGCCAAGTCTCCAGCCTCAGCCAAGAG GGCACAATCTTTTGCAGAGCGTCTACGTCTGGGAATCGCAGTGATCCATGGAGAAGCACAGGATGCTGAGTCTGACTTGGTGGATGGCCGGCACTCCCCACCAATGGTCAGGAGTGTAGCTGCCATCCATCCCAGCCTGGAGATCCCGA TGCTGATTCCTAAAGAGAAGCCCCCAATCACAGTTGTTGGTGATGTTGGAGGAAGAATCGCCATCATTGTG GATGACATTATTGATGATGTGGATAGCTTTCTTGCTGCAGCAGAGACCCTGAAGGAAAGAGGTGCATACAAGATCTTTGTGATGGCCACTCACGGCTTGTTATCCTCTGATGCTCCCCGGCTGATTGAAGAGTCTGCCATTGATGAG GTGGTGGTCACTAACACGATCCCACACGAGATCCAGAAGCTGCAGTGCCCCAAGATCAAGACTGTGGACATCAGCATGATCCTCTCAGAAGCCATCCGCCGAATTCACAACGGGGAGTCCATGTCCTACCTTTTCAGAAACATAGGCTTAGATGACTGA
- the Prpsap2 gene encoding phosphoribosyl pyrophosphate synthase-associated protein 2 isoform b (isoform b is encoded by transcript variant 8): MELLIMVYACKTSCAKSIIGVIPYFPYSKQCKMRKRGSIVSKLLASMMCKAGLTHLITMDLHQKEIQGFFNIPVDNLRASPFLLQYIQEEIPDYRNAVIVAKSPASAKRAQSFAERLRLGIAVIHGEAQDAESDLVDGRHSPPMVRSVAAIHPSLEIPMLIPKEKPPITVVGDVGGRIAIIVDDIIDDVDSFLAAAETLKERGAYKIFVMATHGLLSSDAPRLIEESAIDEVVVTNTIPHEIQKLQCPKIKTVDISMILSEAIRRIHNGESMSYLFRNIGLDD, from the exons ATGGAGCTGCTGATCATGGTATATGCATGTAAGACCTCATGTGCCAAGAGCATCATCGGAGTGATCCCCTACTTTCCTTATAGCAAGCAATGCAAAATGAGAAAAAGGGGCTCCATTGTCTCAAAATTGCTGGCTTCTATGATGTGCAAAGCTG GTCTGACTCATCTCATCACTATGGATTTACACCAGAAGGAAATCCAGGGCTTCTTCAATATTCCAGTGGATAATTTAAGAGCCTCCCCATTCCTGTTACAATATATTCAAGAAGAG ATCCCAGATTATAGGAATGCAGTCATCGTGGCCAAGTCTCCAGCCTCAGCCAAGAG GGCACAATCTTTTGCAGAGCGTCTACGTCTGGGAATCGCAGTGATCCATGGAGAAGCACAGGATGCTGAGTCTGACTTGGTGGATGGCCGGCACTCCCCACCAATGGTCAGGAGTGTAGCTGCCATCCATCCCAGCCTGGAGATCCCGA TGCTGATTCCTAAAGAGAAGCCCCCAATCACAGTTGTTGGTGATGTTGGAGGAAGAATCGCCATCATTGTG GATGACATTATTGATGATGTGGATAGCTTTCTTGCTGCAGCAGAGACCCTGAAGGAAAGAGGTGCATACAAGATCTTTGTGATGGCCACTCACGGCTTGTTATCCTCTGATGCTCCCCGGCTGATTGAAGAGTCTGCCATTGATGAG GTGGTGGTCACTAACACGATCCCACACGAGATCCAGAAGCTGCAGTGCCCCAAGATCAAGACTGTGGACATCAGCATGATCCTCTCAGAAGCCATCCGCCGAATTCACAACGGGGAGTCCATGTCCTACCTTTTCAGAAACATAGGCTTAGATGACTGA